The DNA sequence TACATCAGTCAACCACGTCGTCTGTCACGGCATTCCAGGAGACCGGGTCTTGCGTGACGGCGACGCCGTGAATGTCGACGTAACCCTTATCAAGGATGGGTGGCACGGCGATACCAACCGCATGTACTACGTTGGCAAGGTCAATCGCAAAGTCGAACGTCTCTGCGACATCACCTATGAAGCCATGATGCGTGGTATTGCGGCTGCAAAACCTGGCGCGACACTTGGTGACATTGGCGCTGCGATCCAAACCTATGCGGAAGGCGAACGCTGCTCTGTTGTGCGTGAATTTTGCGGACACGGCATTGGTCGCGTCTTCCACGACATCCCAAACGTTCTCCACTATGGCCGCGGCGGCGAAGGCATGGCGCTTCATGAAGGAATGTTTTTCACCGTCGAGCCGATGATCAACTCCGGCAAGGCCGCAGTCAAAATGCTGAACGATGGATGGACTGCTGTGACACGCGATAGGTCTCTCTCAGCGCAGTTTGAGCACACGATCGGCATCACCGCCGATGGGGCAGAGATCTTCACGAAATCGCCTGCCGGACTTGATCACCCGCCCTATGGCTGACGATCCAAAGCCCGACATCGAACAAGAGCCAAAACCGCATTATGCCGGCCACCGGCAACGGTTGCGGGAGCGTTTTGCAAAAGCAGGCGCTGACGGCATCGCGGATTATGAGCTACTCGAATTGGTGTTGTTTCGCGCCATTCCCAGACGCGATGTGAAGCCTCTGGCAAAAACGCTTATCGATCAGTATGGGAGTTTTGGGGCGGTCATCGCCGCCGATCCGGCCCGCCTGGCCGAGACAGAGGGTGTCAGCGAAAACGTCATCAGCGAATTCAAAATCGTGCAAGCAGCGGCACTAAAACTCTCTCAAGCTAAAATCATGGACCGCCCTGCTCTTTCGTCCTGGGCTGCTCTCATCGACTATTGCAACGCATCCATGGCCTATAACGATACAGAGCAATTCCGTATCCTGTTCCTGGACCGGAAGAATGTTCTGATTGCTGATGAGGTCCAGCAAAAAGGAACCATCGACCACACCCCGGTCTATCCCCGTGAGGTCGTCAAACGGGCGCTGGAACTGAGCGCTTCCTCCTTCATTCTGGTTCACAATCACCCGTCAGGTGACCCAACACCGAGCCAGGCGGACATAGATATGACCCGCCAGATTGTAGAGAGTGCGAAGCCGCTCGGCATCTCGGTGCACGATCACCTTGTGATCGGCAAAGGGTCCCACGTGAGTTTCAAAACTCTGGGTCTGATCTGACCCACCTCATGCGACAAGCCAGCCTTGACGCCTCCCTCTGCCAGCATTATCTCTGAGACAAGCTATGGAGGCTTGATGCTAATTGTGAGTGCCCTTCGGTAACCCAGGGTCTAAGCATTTCCAGGAAAAGTGCCAAAAGGAACTTGGCGGTTTTCCGTCCGGAAATGCGACAAATAGATTCCTGAGAGGTTACCCCGAGTTCCCTGCGCCGCGGCTCGCCGCGCGGGCGTGTTGCTTTGCGCAACAGCTAGATACTCCCCAATACACTCCAGGGCACAATTCCAGTGGATATTTCAAGACCGGAGCAGAAAGTGCTCCATGTTATGGCTCAAGGGGGCCGGATCGTTCTCGAGCGCGATGAACAGGGTAAGATTGTCGAAGCAATCTGTTTGACCCGCGACGGCTGGGTCCTCACAGGCTTCACTGTCGAGCTTTTCAAAAAACTCAAACGCCGACGCTACATCAAATCCGTCAATTCAAACCCATACAGGATCACGGAGCGGGGTATCAAATCCGTCCGCGGTCAGGTTGATAACAGATAGTCAGCGGGGGCGCTGGCAACAGCGCCCCCAGTCGCCACTAGAGATTGACAGCTGATGTCGGTGCCCAGCGATCCGCCCACGGAAGCGCAGCCTCGAGCTCATAGGCAAGCTCGAGTAGCGTTCGCTCTCCTCCGCGCTTGGTTGCAAACTGGCTCCCAATCGGAAGTCCGTCAGCGCTCGTAAAGAGAGGCAAGGACATGGCAGGCGTGCCCGCAACATTGTGCTGCGGCGTGTAGGAGACATAATCGATGGTCCGCTCATACAATTGGTCAAATGCCACGTCTGGCGCTTGTTCGCCCAAAAGCACAGGCGGTGTTCGCAGCACCGGTGTGAGCTCTACATCCAGCGTCTCAAAGTAAGCATCATATTCGCGGACGATCCGATCGAAATAGACCTGCGCCCGTTCAACAACGCCTGGATTTGCAGCTTCTTTCTTCTCAAACAGGTCCGCCAATCCGCGCGTCCAGGGCTCCAAACCTTCCTCTGCACTCGTCCACCGGAATTGAGTGAGGCCAATCAGCCAGGCATTGTCGACAAGGAAAGCAGGCGACGACGCCCAGATTCCCATGAAGTGATCGAGGAACTCCTCCGCATCAAGGAAGGGTTTGGTCTCTACGATCTCATGCCCAAGATCAGCACAGAGTTTGGCGGTTGCATCAAGGGCCGCTTTGACATCGGGCGATGCTTCATTGCCAGCATAGTTGGTCGTACTGAAACCAATTTTGAGACGTCGTGAATTGGGACCTTGGACAAACCCCGTCGGCTCAAAAACCGCATCTGCCCCTTTGCGTTCACTCACATTCAGTATCTGTGCGGTATCACGCACTGACCGGCTAACGGCCAGTCGCACGCCAATATCACCTGGGAGCGGTTCTTCGTTGGCGGTAAACAGGCGCGCCCGGCTTGGTTTCAGCCCCACCAGACCGCATATCGACGCGGGAATGCGGATCGATCCACCGCCATCGCTGGCGTGAGCAAAAGGCACCATGCCCGCTGCAACCGCCGCGCCAGCCCCGCCGCTTGACCC is a window from the Rhodobiaceae bacterium genome containing:
- the map gene encoding methionine aminopeptidase yields the protein MMTDLADHDIQPMGQLKIHGPEAFEKMRIVGKLAAGALDMLTDRIVPGITTDQIDQWVFDYAMEHECVPAPLHYRGFRKSCCTSVNHVVCHGIPGDRVLRDGDAVNVDVTLIKDGWHGDTNRMYYVGKVNRKVERLCDITYEAMMRGIAAAKPGATLGDIGAAIQTYAEGERCSVVREFCGHGIGRVFHDIPNVLHYGRGGEGMALHEGMFFTVEPMINSGKAAVKMLNDGWTAVTRDRSLSAQFEHTIGITADGAEIFTKSPAGLDHPPYG
- the amiC gene encoding putative amidase AmiC gives rise to the protein MDRRDFLRGSAAVGALATVTKPTVAWADSDPFVRLDGMAQADLVRRGEVSSLELVDAAIARIEKLNPKINAVISTRFDKARSLANSPDIPDGPFTGVPYLIKDLADLEGEPLTMGSRLFAGQIADHDHSSVQRAKQAGLVILGKTNAPEFGLLGTTESELLGDCRNPWNLDYHTGGSSGGAGAAVAAGMVPFAHASDGGGSIRIPASICGLVGLKPSRARLFTANEEPLPGDIGVRLAVSRSVRDTAQILNVSERKGADAVFEPTGFVQGPNSRRLKIGFSTTNYAGNEASPDVKAALDATAKLCADLGHEIVETKPFLDAEEFLDHFMGIWASSPAFLVDNAWLIGLTQFRWTSAEEGLEPWTRGLADLFEKKEAANPGVVERAQVYFDRIVREYDAYFETLDVELTPVLRTPPVLLGEQAPDVAFDQLYERTIDYVSYTPQHNVAGTPAMSLPLFTSADGLPIGSQFATKRGGERTLLELAYELEAALPWADRWAPTSAVNL
- a CDS encoding putative toxin of bacterial toxin-antitoxin pair, with protein sequence MLHVMAQGGRIVLERDEQGKIVEAICLTRDGWVLTGFTVELFKKLKRRRYIKSVNSNPYRITERGIKSVRGQVDNR